The nucleotide window GAAAAGCTCAACTAGATAGCTGAGAGTCAAACCGCTGTCGATGATGTCCTCGATGATTAGGATGTCTCTACCTTCTACTGAAGTATCGAGGTCCTTTAGGATTTTCACCTCTCCTGAAGATACCATGGCATTTCCATAGCTGGAAACATCCATGAAGTCCATTTCAAGATACGCATCCATGCGCTTTAGCAAGTCGCCCATGAATGGCATTGCACCTTTTAAAACACCAATTGCCAGCGGAAAGCGGTCCTGGTACTCATCAGTTAATTGAGCCGCCAACTGCCTGGTCTTTTCCTGGATTTCCTCTTCTGTAAACAATACCTTTTCAATATCATTTTTCATCATGATCCTTGTGCCCCCTGGAAGAATATCAATACTTTATATAAGTTAATAGTAATAACCTGTTTCCTTCTGTTGATTCATGGTTCGACTTTTTCATGCCTGGAAGCCAAAGAATCCTGCCTTCCATGTCTGTGACAATCGGCCATTCATTTCTTTGGGCTAATGGTATTTTCATATCGATGAAAATATCCTTTACCTTTTTTGAACCCGTCATCCCCTTCAATGATATCCGGTCGCCATTTCGTCTTGTCCGGATGATC belongs to Mesobacillus subterraneus and includes:
- the hpt gene encoding hypoxanthine phosphoribosyltransferase, encoding MKNDIEKVLFTEEEIQEKTRQLAAQLTDEYQDRFPLAIGVLKGAMPFMGDLLKRMDAYLEMDFMDVSSYGNAMVSSGEVKILKDLDTSVEGRDILIIEDIIDSGLTLSYLVELFKYRKAKSIKIVTLLDKPTGRKADITADYVGFIVPDEFVVGYSLDYAEKYRNLPYIGVLKPEVYSN